TACATGATTGCCATTGCTGACTTTAACCGATTGGCTTGCATAAAAAGCCTCGGCATTGGCATCTGCCTTAGTGCTTTTCAAGTCTTTCACACTTTTCAAGTCCGTTGCGTCATAGTTCGTACTGCCATGGTCTGCCCAAAAAAGACACTTGTATGTACCCGGATGCAACAAGATGGTAAAGCAGTTGTTTTCGAAAGTTGTTTCCTGCTTTACTTCTGTCTTACCAGTCTCATCATAGACAGCAACCACATAACGCAAGCCATCCGTGGCAGCTCGTGTTTGGGGCTTCTCGTCGGTTGCGAGTGTGAAAGTCATCTGTTGTACTGTGTTGTTTCCCTTGTCGGTAAACAACTCCTCGTTCTGACTGCACGATGCCAGCATCGCTGCGATGCCCAGCATCAAAAAAACTTTTTTAATCATTTTCTAATTGTATATTTAATTTTCTAATTGTATATTTACTTGTTACTTAAAACCACACATTGTATATTCCGCTCCATTCGGTATTTATGTCGATGCCGCCCTTGTTGATGCCAGCCGTAAGAAAATTGCCATACACTGTCGTAAGGTGGCTATTTCGGTAATTTATCTTAACACCCGAAGCACGACATAACGTATTGCCAAGGTTGTCGGTTACGGTAACTGTAACATTGACAAGTGACTCTGTTCCATTTACCAACACCCAATCGCCGCCTAACAAAACCTCATTGTCAACATCATTATAATGAAGTGATACCTGCGAGTAACTTATACCACCTACGGCATCATTTGGTTTTCCTGTAGAAACATTAAATCCAGAGGGGAAATATCCCTCATACAGAACCTTTACCGTCAGATTCTTCAACGGGGGGTATATATCTGGCTTCGCTTCCATCAGCTTGCGGTAGTTTTCTACGTCTTTGGCTATGAGGCGGTACTTTGCCAATGGGCGTTGGAGTTGCACATTCATTGTTGCGCCCTCTTTGGACAACGTGATGTCACTTTTGTTATAGTACGCCGCATCCTTGGCATCGGTGTTCGCCGTGTATGGCTTCGTGACGATGGTCACTGCTTTCAGGCTTTCCGTATGATAAAATGTGTCGGCAAGCGGATTGTCAGCGCGGGCATAGTCCGTCCACAGGCGCAGGTCGTAAGAGCCTTCTGCCAATTCAAGCTCCACGAGATATGTGCCGTCAGCTTGCGGGACGGGTGTCACGGCTTTGTGAAGCACCACGATGTCCGTGCCTGCCTTGCAGAGTTCTGCCACACACCTTATTGTATTGGCGGTTCCGGCGGCACGAGTCTTGCTCTTCTCTGGTGTGTAATCCGGCAGTTTCGGGGCGGGCAGCGTGAGCTGCAGACGGAGCGTGGACAGCGTGAAAACACCCCGCTGCAGGAAGACGGTGACAGGGCTGATGCCGTCCTCCGTCACATTCACCTCCGCTATGCCCGAAAGCAGGTTGGTCTCGTGGCTCATCTCTATCTCTAACCACTCGTGCAGGGCAGTGAGGGTGGAGGTCTCCGCCGCTTCTTCGTCCGCATTGATGACCACCGCTACCGTGTAGTGTCCGGCTTCTAAGGGATGCAGGACGGAAGCAATGCCCCGTGCGTCCGCATAGTTGTAGGTGGCGTAGAGGTTTCCCCCCGTGCCGTAGATGTAGAGCTTGATTGCTCCGATGGGCACGTCTGGACATTGGGTGTTGTCGATGGCTACGGTCAACCCCCTCTCTCCCTCGTGCGGGTCACGGTTGCAGGCTGTCAGCCACACGAACATGACCAGCATACATATCTTCAGATAGATGTATCTTCTTTTCGTATTCATCGTCTTTGGTTCTACTTTATTTCTTTTTCAGTCACGGCACGGCTGCCCCATAGAGGAATGAACAAGCCATCTCATTTTTACATAATTCATTTTCATATCTTTTGTTTTTGAATTAATAATTTCTTGTAAAAATAAATACTTTTGTGCGTTCTGTCGAATCTTACCACTATGCAGCGGCATTATCCACTGAGCGACACCTGTTCTCTCATTGCCATTATATATACTGTGATTCCCAAAATAACGACAAAAGTCAATCCGAGAAACAGATAGATATAGAATCTCTCCCTCTTGATGAAATCGCAGAAGCTATAGCGAGCCTTCCAATGATTCTCAAGATACATCCTGTACTCATGTATCATGGCATATCCCAAGATAATACCTAATATGAGTACAAACACCCCGATGATGATCAGGGCTAATTCTATTCTTGGCATAGTTTCTATTATTTCTTTCATGGCACAAAGATAGTGTTTTTCAACCAAAAAAGGAGGCGCATTCCCCTGTCAATGTGTCTACTTCCTACGAAGTAGACACCCATTTTAACGATTTATTCCCTTTTATTATGCGTTTTTCTGATATTTATTGAAAAATGGTTAATCCTGTTTTTTATCATCTGGTGCTGCATTTGCAACTTGTTCTTCTCGCCATTCGGTAGGCGTACAACCTTCCTTTGACTTGAATATCCGGTACAGATAGGTACGGGCAGAGAAGCCACACTCGGCAGAAATAATGTCATTACTATAGTCTGGAAATTCCAACATCATCTTCTTTGCCGCATTGAAACGTATATCACCAAGCCATATTCTGAATGTAGTTTTCAGATACTGGTCGAAGAATACAGATAACTCATCCTTGGAGATACAAAGTGTGCGAGAGAGGGTAAGCATATTCACAGTACTGTCCTTATATCCTAAATTCGCACACCATGCATCAAGACTTTTCTGGATGAAATCTCTGCGCTCATCGGAAAGTGATTGTAAAGATTCTGTTCTGCTATCAGCAGAGGTCTGCTGTTTAGCAGAAAGTGCCCCCCCCCCCATACCTATATTTTGTTCCCACCAAGGCATCGTTTTCCACTTCTTTATCCAAGAGTTCTTCGGTAGGGATATAACTGCTGCCGAGAGCGATAAACGTAAGATTGAAGAACAGCAAGGCAAGCAATACGACTGGACCTACTATATATAATAAGGTAGTAGAAAAGATGGCAACTGGCATAGCGAGAACTGCGAGCCATAGAATGATTACACTGGCTCGGGAATATCTCACGTAAGGCAACAAATCCGTTGCCGCCATTGTCTCCAACATATTTTTACGCCTAATCATCTCCTGAATAATCATGTATATGCAATAGAAAACACTTACGCAAAACAGAGTCAGCATCAGATAAAGCCCCTCTCTGATATACAGGCTATGATGGAGACTGATACCCACGCAAAAGACCACAATGATGGCAGCATAAATGCCACTACACATCAGTATCATCTTTCTGAGGTTAGCACGGGTGGTTTCTATGTTGTAGATTCCTATGGAGATGAGCGAGAAGCAGGGGGTATAGAGGAGGATGTTGATGACCGCCCCCAGATTATCGTGCATAGCACGGAACCCGAAAGTCATCTGCAGCACATATTGTATCGCCAGTCCTATCAGGGCAGCAACGATCATCCATCGAGAACGCTCATACCGCTTGTTCTCCCATCTTACATGCAGATGAGAGAGTGCTACGATGAAGGCATTGATGAGCATGAATATAAAACATGCAAACTGAAGTAGAAATAATGAATCCATACGCTTCTTATCTTTTGTTTACTTTCTTGTATTTTTGATTACTTGCTGTAGGATTATCTGGATTAGTCATCTGCAAATACCCTGCTGCAACAAGGGATGTAATGTAACGCTCTCGGTTCTTGGAATGCATACTGACACCAATTCTGTCAAGTATCTCTTTGGTTGTACGAGGTACGGAACAGAAGTTTACAATATCCTTTTCCTTGTTCGTCAATGTTACCCTTTTAGTGTCTAAGTCGGTGTCAGAGTGTCTAAGTCCGGTGTCTAAGTCGGTGTCAGAGTGTCTAAGTCCAGTGTCTAAGTCTTCGACTTGGTTACTTTCTCCTCTCCAAACCGTGATGACAAATTCCTGTGCCTTGTCATTATTCATAAACGTGACATTAATATCTTCGTCCAGTGCACGAGTGATGCCGCTACCTACACCAGTGTATGGCAGCAAGTATATGGCATTGTTAAAAAGGAACGTATTGCGAGGCATAGAAGTTCCAGCCTTGATGTCATCAATAGTGAGTCCGTTAGGCAATGCACCAGGACTGTGAATCTCCACACGATTGTCGAAAATGAAAATGCGAACAGGGGCTTTCATGTTCAACGAACGGTGTACAAGGCTGTTTACCGTGAACTCAACCAAGCTTGTGTAAGGTATTTCCAACTTACCCATGCTGTTGAATTCATCTCCCACCTGCACATTATGTAGGTTACGAGTGAAGAAATCCATGATAGTGTCATATTGATGAAGCAGATTCCCCTCCATATCTGCATCATTCACCTTGTCACGGAACAC
This sequence is a window from Bacteroides thetaiotaomicron VPI-5482. Protein-coding genes within it:
- a CDS encoding helix-turn-helix domain-containing protein, translating into MPWWEQNIGMGGGALSAKQQTSADSRTESLQSLSDERRDFIQKSLDAWCANLGYKDSTVNMLTLSRTLCISKDELSVFFDQYLKTTFRIWLGDIRFNAAKKMMLEFPDYSNDIISAECGFSARTYLYRIFKSKEGCTPTEWREEQVANAAPDDKKQD
- a CDS encoding RNA-binding domain-containing protein — encoded protein: MMDDILKQIKAGEVSGVQFKERILDKYDIACELVAFSNSHGGKLVVGIKDKTGETNALSYSEVQETTNLLSDIASENVVPSILIKIDTVEVEDGNLVVATVKEGLNKPYHDNKGIVWVKNGADKRKVFDNAELAEMMTDCGSFAPDEAGVRDATVNDLDATTIKQFLGNRFERVLDKKGLTGDAFNEASLDMICSAIAKGHDCEKILRNLRFIRPDGTLTVAAMLLFGKYTQRWMPMMTAKCICFAGNSVGSKVFRDKVNDADMEGNLLHQYDTIMDFFTRNLHNVQVGDEFNSMGKLEIPYTSLVEFTVNSLVHRSLNMKAPVRIFIFDNRVEIHSPGALPNGLTIDDIKAGTSMPRNTFLFNNAIYLLPYTGVGSGITRALDEDINVTFMNNDKAQEFVITVWRGESNQVEDLDTGLRHSDTDLDTGLRHSDTDLDTKRVTLTNKEKDIVNFCSVPRTTKEILDRIGVSMHSKNRERYITSLVAAGYLQMTNPDNPTASNQKYKKVNKR
- a CDS encoding DUF6562 domain-containing protein, which produces MSHETNLLSGIAEVNVTEDGISPVTVFLQRGVFTLSTLRLQLTLPAPKLPDYTPEKSKTRAAGTANTIRCVAELCKAGTDIVVLHKAVTPVPQADGTYLVELELAEGSYDLRLWTDYARADNPLADTFYHTESLKAVTIVTKPYTANTDAKDAAYYNKSDITLSKEGATMNVQLQRPLAKYRLIAKDVENYRKLMEAKPDIYPPLKNLTVKVLYEGYFPSGFNVSTGKPNDAVGGISYSQVSLHYNDVDNEVLLGGDWVLVNGTESLVNVTVTVTDNLGNTLCRASGVKINYRNSHLTTVYGNFLTAGINKGGIDINTEWSGIYNVWF